Within Syntrophorhabdaceae bacterium, the genomic segment GATGAGACTTGAGAAAAGTTTTATTGGGTTTGGGTCTTTTGGAATTCCCATAGGATGAAATACTCTCTGTTCTTTTTTTCTTTCTCTCTCGGTGCTTCTACCACATTTACCGGGACAATGCCAAGGGATTTTCCGTAGGATTGGATGTCCTGCATGACCTTTTGTATCTTCTCTCCGTCTTTCACGATGCCGCCTTTCCCGACCTCGAATCTCCCGACCTCGAACTGCGGCTTGACGAGCGAGATGATCCTGCCCCCCGGTTTCAGAAACCGGATTATTGGCGGGAGTATCTTTTTGAGGGATATGAAAGAGACATCAATGGTGATGAGATCCACTGTCTCGCCGATATCGTCAAACCGTAAGTATCTGGCGTTGCAGTTTTCCTTCAGGGTTACCCTCTTGTCGTTCCTCAAGCGCTCGTGAAGCTGGTGAGTGCCGGCATCCACGGCGTGGACTGCCGTTGCGCCTGCCTCCAGCAGGCATTCCACGAACCCTCCCGTTGATGAGCCTATATCGAGCGCCTTTTTTCCGTCAATGATAACCTGAAAGGTTTCCAGGGCCTTTTTGAGCTTGACCCCGCCGTAGCTTACGTAGGGGACAGGGTTTTTCTTTATCTCGACGGCGACGTCTTCGGAATACCTTTGGTCAGGTTTTGTAACGCGTTCGTTCGCAGCGTATACTTCCCCTGCCATTATGAATATCCTTGCCTTTTCGCGGGATGGAGCGAGACCTTTTTTTGTGAGGATGACGTCTATTCTTTCTTTAGCCACTCTCGTATTGCCTTTGAGATACCTTCCCTGTCCAGACCGATCCTGTTTCTTAAACTGTTCTGACTGCCGTGGGTTATGAAGGTGTCGGGAATGCCGAGACATTTTACGGGGAGCGCCACCCCTTCTTTTGATAAGAGCTCCATGATGCCGCTTCCGAAACCACCCATAATTGTATTCTCTTCAATGGTAAGGATGCGCCCCGTCTGTTGCGCGATTCGGAGGAGTAGTTCTCTGTCCATCGGTTTTACGAATCGTCCGTTGACAACCGAGCACTCTATACCTTCGCCGGCAAGCTCTTCTGCTGCCAACGATGCCGGATGTACCATATTGCCGCAGGCAATGATCGCCATGTCGGCGCCCTCCCTGAGAACTTCCCAGGTGCCAAGCGGTATCTCTTTGAATTGTTCATCGATAGGTACACCCGGGGCCTCACCTCTCGGATAGCGTACTGCCGCGGGACACTCATAAAGATATGCAGAGTAGAGCATGTGTCTCAGCTCGTTTTCGTCCTTTGGCGCCATGAGTACCATATTGGGGATATGCCTGAAGTAGGAAAGATCGAATGCGCCGTGATGGGTAGGCCCGTCCTGGCCTACGATCCCGCTTCTGTCAATGGCAAACACAACCGGGAGGTTCTGGAGACAGACATCGAGAATGATCTGGTCGAAGGCCCTCTGGAGGAAGGTTGAATATATGACAACGAATGGTCTTAAACCTCCAAGGGCGAGGGAGGCGGCGAATGTGACCCCGTGCTGCTCGGCAATGCCGATGTCGTAGAATCGTTCAGGGTAGAGGCCGGAAAACTTATCAAGCCCCGTACCGAGCCCCATCGCTGCCGTGACTGCTACGATCCTTTCATCTTTTTTCGCAAGCTCGACGATCGTATCGCCAAAGACGTCGGTGTAGGTGCGGGAACCGCTGCGGATGGAATTTCCCGTCGTCATCTCGAACGTTGAGATGCCGTGAAATCTTTCAGGGTCATCTTCCGCGTAAGGATAGCCCTTCCCTTTTTTTGTTATGACATGGATCAGGACCGGGCCTTTGAATCGCTTGATGTTTTTCAGGGTATCCGTGAGGTTGCCGAGATCGTGTCCGTCAACAGGTCCGAAATACTGGAAACCGAGTTCCTCGAAGAGTATCCCGGGGATAAAAAATCCCTTGATAGCCTCCTCGAAATGTTTTGCCGCTTTATATACAGTGGGGTGTTTTTTCGTAATGTTTTTGATCTCCTCCCTGATATTGCTGATGAACTCCCCTGTCATCATCCTGTTCAGGTAGGAAGAGAGGGCGCCGATATTCTTTGATATGGACATTTCATTGTCATTGAGGACGACAATGATGTCGCTCTTGAGGTGACCCGCGTGGTTCAGGGCCTCGAAGGACATGCCTCCTGTCAGGGAGCCATCGCCGATAACGGTCACGATCTTATGGTGCCTGTTCATTTTCTTTTTTGCTTCTGCGAGACCCACGGCAATGGAGATGGAATTGCTTGCATGGCCTGTATCCCAGGTGTCATAGCTGCTTTCCTGCCTGAGGGGAAAGCCGCTTAACCCGCCATTCTGCCTGATTGTGCTGAATCTGTCCTGCCTTTCCGTGAGGATCT encodes:
- a CDS encoding TlyA family RNA methyltransferase, with the protein product MAKERIDVILTKKGLAPSREKARIFIMAGEVYAANERVTKPDQRYSEDVAVEIKKNPVPYVSYGGVKLKKALETFQVIIDGKKALDIGSSTGGFVECLLEAGATAVHAVDAGTHQLHERLRNDKRVTLKENCNARYLRFDDIGETVDLITIDVSFISLKKILPPIIRFLKPGGRIISLVKPQFEVGRFEVGKGGIVKDGEKIQKVMQDIQSYGKSLGIVPVNVVEAPREKEKKNREYFILWEFQKTQTQ
- the dxs gene encoding 1-deoxy-D-xylulose-5-phosphate synthase codes for the protein MLLEKIHSPKDLKKFTIPELIRLAEEIRPFIVDVISRTGGHLSSNLGVVELTIALHYVFDTPEDTIIWDVGHQCYTHKILTERQDRFSTIRQNGGLSGFPLRQESSYDTWDTGHASNSISIAVGLAEAKKKMNRHHKIVTVIGDGSLTGGMSFEALNHAGHLKSDIIVVLNDNEMSISKNIGALSSYLNRMMTGEFISNIREEIKNITKKHPTVYKAAKHFEEAIKGFFIPGILFEELGFQYFGPVDGHDLGNLTDTLKNIKRFKGPVLIHVITKKGKGYPYAEDDPERFHGISTFEMTTGNSIRSGSRTYTDVFGDTIVELAKKDERIVAVTAAMGLGTGLDKFSGLYPERFYDIGIAEQHGVTFAASLALGGLRPFVVIYSTFLQRAFDQIILDVCLQNLPVVFAIDRSGIVGQDGPTHHGAFDLSYFRHIPNMVLMAPKDENELRHMLYSAYLYECPAAVRYPRGEAPGVPIDEQFKEIPLGTWEVLREGADMAIIACGNMVHPASLAAEELAGEGIECSVVNGRFVKPMDRELLLRIAQQTGRILTIEENTIMGGFGSGIMELLSKEGVALPVKCLGIPDTFITHGSQNSLRNRIGLDREGISKAIREWLKKE